The following proteins are encoded in a genomic region of Dyadobacter sp. UC 10:
- a CDS encoding GAF domain-containing protein: MEPTIIDVIQDAPFGLQKIDSSISFRNFINFLEEKAGQEKTVKKTFFSMVLDRLRSNPAFSADIDINNIADFREELSLVYGMLMPPVTNEEEVFWALSTPVSPVVFYGTSGFYNLMTDSSGDVRCEIADKTGLNVKQKMKKLYSFILERLYDFPPLHENDLIIALDDDKTRLKRYYRAHLDTRFADVYAKGSLPEIDLEEIRKELQESDDITVLARLLPLSSFRFEGFSVIMLTDVTPEHAVDNIKNAILDRASYDANTYFRNVTAALQMLACNPDIDFGLLPVLRVNNKLVFDRSTVVFSKLMSAALVDDRAEEMYLSMASQYFQAPKVVLMRNLALEDDSRQDFIRILKADGVESYALLPVYYDRKAIGVLEVYSRSQEAIDERVLARLDAALPFIGQMMKYYIEEFNVEIDNVIREKFTSLQPAVQWRFRETAWHYLRDKSLKLPAPTIEAIQFRDVYPLYGAIDIRNSTLERNAALRDDLHLQFDLLIKTFTKLKQESGFGLADEMIYKCRKWIQEIDDESTDSDEMRVRDFLEHEAHPFLIHFKETRVSQSVLDASGEEKDELADVIDKYFEVTDEQTGAAYSNRRALEASMQKVNSSVNLYLDLFRKEIQQSYPCYFEKFRTDGIEYDIYIGQSIEPQKKFSELYLKNIRLWQLTSMAAIAKITNSLISQMDRPLQTTQLIFINSGSIDINFRDDERRFDVEGAYNIRYQVIKKRIDKVHVKGTGERLTQPGKIALVYFNSKSAEEYVGYIRYLQEKNTLNNDLEFFDLEELQGVTGLKALRIGVNLDSEWI; encoded by the coding sequence ATGGAACCGACTATTATTGATGTAATCCAAGATGCACCATTCGGTCTCCAGAAAATCGACTCTTCCATCTCTTTCAGAAATTTTATCAACTTTCTGGAAGAAAAAGCAGGACAGGAAAAAACAGTCAAAAAAACTTTCTTCTCTATGGTGCTGGACAGGCTGCGGTCAAATCCGGCGTTTTCCGCAGACATCGATATTAACAATATTGCGGATTTCAGAGAAGAATTAAGTTTGGTTTATGGCATGCTAATGCCACCCGTTACAAATGAAGAAGAAGTTTTTTGGGCACTCAGTACGCCTGTCAGTCCGGTCGTATTTTACGGAACATCAGGTTTCTACAACCTGATGACCGACAGTTCGGGCGATGTCCGGTGCGAGATCGCCGACAAAACGGGGCTCAATGTGAAGCAGAAAATGAAAAAGCTGTATTCCTTTATCCTGGAACGGCTTTACGACTTCCCACCCTTGCATGAAAACGATTTGATCATTGCGCTGGACGATGACAAAACAAGGTTGAAGCGATATTACCGCGCCCATCTGGATACCCGGTTTGCTGACGTATATGCCAAAGGCAGTCTGCCCGAAATCGATCTGGAAGAAATACGGAAGGAGTTACAGGAATCGGATGATATAACTGTACTGGCGCGCCTGTTGCCGTTGTCGTCATTTCGTTTTGAGGGCTTTTCGGTGATCATGCTCACCGATGTAACCCCTGAGCATGCCGTCGATAATATCAAAAACGCGATCCTCGACCGGGCTTCCTATGACGCAAACACCTATTTCAGGAACGTGACGGCCGCCTTGCAAATGCTGGCCTGCAACCCGGACATTGATTTCGGACTATTGCCAGTTCTGCGGGTCAACAACAAGCTGGTTTTTGACCGCAGTACGGTGGTTTTCAGTAAACTGATGAGCGCTGCGCTCGTGGACGACCGGGCAGAAGAAATGTACCTGTCCATGGCCAGCCAGTATTTCCAGGCGCCAAAGGTAGTGCTGATGCGAAACCTGGCTTTGGAGGACGACAGCAGGCAGGATTTCATCCGTATATTGAAGGCCGATGGCGTGGAATCTTACGCCCTGCTGCCGGTTTATTACGATCGAAAGGCTATCGGCGTCCTGGAAGTGTATTCCAGGTCGCAAGAGGCGATTGACGAGCGCGTGCTGGCGCGGCTGGATGCGGCACTTCCGTTCATCGGTCAGATGATGAAGTATTACATTGAAGAATTCAATGTGGAGATCGATAATGTCATCAGGGAAAAATTCACCTCCTTACAGCCTGCAGTGCAATGGCGGTTCCGGGAAACGGCCTGGCATTATCTGCGCGACAAATCGCTGAAACTGCCTGCCCCGACTATCGAAGCCATCCAGTTCCGCGATGTGTATCCGCTATATGGCGCCATTGATATCAGAAATTCTACACTGGAGCGAAATGCTGCGCTGAGGGATGACCTGCACTTACAATTTGACTTATTGATAAAAACCTTTACGAAGTTAAAGCAGGAATCGGGTTTCGGGCTGGCTGATGAAATGATCTATAAATGCAGGAAATGGATCCAGGAAATCGACGATGAAAGCACGGACAGTGATGAAATGCGTGTCCGCGATTTTCTCGAACATGAAGCGCACCCGTTCCTCATTCATTTTAAAGAAACAAGGGTTTCCCAGTCAGTTTTGGACGCTTCCGGCGAAGAAAAAGACGAGCTGGCTGATGTTATTGATAAATATTTCGAAGTAACAGATGAGCAAACAGGGGCTGCTTACTCAAACCGGCGTGCGCTGGAAGCTTCGATGCAGAAGGTGAATTCGTCCGTTAATCTGTATCTGGATTTGTTCAGGAAGGAAATCCAGCAGTCTTATCCGTGTTATTTTGAGAAATTCAGGACCGACGGAATCGAATATGATATTTACATCGGGCAATCTATCGAGCCACAGAAAAAGTTCAGTGAGTTATATCTCAAAAACATCCGTCTGTGGCAACTGACCTCCATGGCAGCCATTGCGAAAATTACCAATTCGCTCATTTCGCAAATGGATAGGCCGCTGCAAACCACGCAGTTGATCTTCATCAACTCCGGCAGTATCGACATCAATTTCCGTGACGACGAGCGCAGGTTTGATGTGGAAGGCGCTTACAATATCCGGTATCAGGTCATTAAAAAACGCATTGACAAAGTGCACGTGAAGGGGACAGGTGAACGCCTTACCCAGCCAGGCAAAATAGCGCTGGTGTATTTCAATAGTAAATCAGCCGAAGAATACGTAGGTTATATCCGGTATTTACAGGAAAAAAACACTTTGAATAACGACCTGGAATTTTTTGACCTGGAAGAACTACAGGGTGTTACGGGGTTGAAGGCGCTCAGGATCGGCGTGAACCTCGACTCCGAATGGATCTGA
- a CDS encoding SGNH/GDSL hydrolase family protein, with amino-acid sequence MITILSPMAMLAVIEFVLRLAGYGHDLSLFIKDPMRKGYLVMNQHVSEKYFSRQQNATIGNFEAFSEKKPPGTFRIFVLGESTTIGYPYMHNGSFHRWLQYRLMHTFPEKDFELINLSLTAVNSHTVLDFAKTIVDYEPDAVLVYTGHNEYYGAMGVGSGNSHIALTRLLMWLRQFRMVQLCSAAISGVADLFSGSKIDLRENLMKRMASDQQIPYGSKGYRAGISQFTTNMNALCAIFNDRKVPVFISNLVANEKDLKPLMSAVGGADVSADFHYEAGNKLYAQTDFRKAKEAYRQASELDVLRFRAPREINAAIDALPGKYSSVKLVDTKTCFEQHSAHGILGAELLVDHVHPSLYGYGLLSEAFYQAMKKSGIIPSSEQELSFDKLRLEMPVTAVDSLKGVFEVMILKEGWPFNVPMPPEEKRRKTVEEQLAGALAVKQISWAEAMGRLRNYYAQNLDTAATLKVIEAQILENPLELAFYDQAGKLFLASNKNEKGIVYLTHAFRKENNFDRAKQLFIALLKADRPDAALPYIQFAAANNQSKFSLNELLTFVEPLVALKEKFKKDSSNVYLSNQLAAGYLKFANIQVARQYISRSLAIDPDNAEALKLLKLAQTE; translated from the coding sequence ATGATTACAATTCTATCACCGATGGCCATGCTCGCGGTGATAGAGTTTGTATTGCGTTTGGCTGGTTATGGTCATGATTTAAGTCTTTTCATAAAAGACCCGATGCGAAAAGGTTACCTGGTGATGAATCAGCATGTTTCCGAAAAATACTTTTCGCGGCAGCAAAATGCCACCATTGGCAATTTTGAGGCTTTCAGCGAGAAAAAGCCGCCAGGCACTTTCCGGATTTTTGTATTGGGAGAATCTACAACCATTGGTTATCCTTACATGCACAACGGCTCGTTTCACCGCTGGCTGCAGTACCGGCTTATGCATACATTTCCTGAGAAGGATTTTGAGCTGATCAACCTTTCACTTACTGCCGTCAACTCGCATACAGTTCTGGATTTTGCCAAAACCATCGTCGATTATGAACCTGATGCCGTACTGGTTTACACCGGGCATAATGAATATTACGGTGCGATGGGTGTCGGCTCGGGAAACAGCCATATTGCATTAACCCGGCTTTTGATGTGGCTGCGGCAATTTCGGATGGTACAGTTATGCTCGGCTGCTATATCCGGAGTCGCTGATTTGTTTTCGGGATCAAAAATTGACCTGCGTGAAAACCTGATGAAGCGAATGGCGTCCGACCAGCAAATCCCTTACGGGTCTAAGGGTTATCGGGCCGGGATTTCACAATTTACGACCAATATGAATGCACTTTGTGCAATTTTCAACGATCGGAAAGTGCCCGTTTTTATCAGTAACCTTGTCGCCAACGAAAAGGACCTCAAACCTTTAATGAGTGCCGTCGGCGGCGCGGATGTCTCCGCTGATTTTCATTACGAAGCCGGGAATAAACTATATGCACAAACGGATTTTAGAAAGGCAAAAGAAGCGTACAGGCAAGCCAGCGAGCTGGATGTTTTACGATTCAGAGCCCCGCGTGAAATCAATGCAGCCATTGATGCGCTTCCGGGAAAGTACAGCAGCGTCAAGCTTGTGGATACAAAAACATGTTTTGAACAGCATTCAGCGCATGGCATTCTGGGTGCCGAATTGCTTGTGGATCACGTCCATCCGAGCTTGTATGGGTACGGGCTGCTTTCAGAAGCATTTTACCAGGCTATGAAAAAAAGCGGTATAATTCCTTCCAGTGAACAGGAGCTTTCTTTTGATAAATTAAGGTTAGAAATGCCTGTCACCGCGGTGGATTCGCTGAAAGGAGTTTTTGAGGTAATGATATTAAAGGAAGGATGGCCTTTTAACGTACCCATGCCGCCAGAGGAAAAGCGTCGGAAAACCGTGGAAGAACAGCTTGCAGGAGCTTTGGCTGTAAAGCAGATTTCCTGGGCGGAAGCAATGGGCCGGCTGCGTAATTATTATGCCCAAAATCTGGATACGGCCGCCACGCTCAAAGTAATAGAAGCGCAGATTCTCGAAAATCCGCTTGAACTGGCATTTTACGATCAGGCCGGGAAGCTGTTTTTAGCAAGTAATAAAAACGAAAAGGGAATCGTGTACCTGACCCACGCATTCCGTAAGGAAAACAATTTCGATCGCGCCAAACAGCTTTTTATCGCGCTCCTGAAAGCAGACCGGCCGGATGCTGCATTGCCGTACATTCAATTTGCAGCTGCAAACAATCAATCAAAGTTCAGCTTAAATGAGTTATTGACTTTCGTAGAGCCGCTGGTTGCTTTGAAAGAGAAATTCAAAAAGGATAGCTCAAACGTATATCTGAGCAATCAGCTGGCTGCCGGCTATCTCAAATTTGCCAATATCCAGGTAGCCCGTCAATACATTAGCAGGTCATTGGCAATCGATCCCGACAATGCAGAGGCATTGAAGCTACTCAAATTAGCGCAAACTGAATAA
- a CDS encoding RagB/SusD family nutrient uptake outer membrane protein, giving the protein MNILIKILLAATILLGLASCKEEFVNVDNPLAISTSSYPATVADLEQLLTGVYATQHAGGVFGRAMGPYSTHLWDHTTDLSWQGSPNWIQMGQNNALPSDNFLIQIWPDLWRGVQRSNTLLAAADRLNATASEADKASIQLIKGQTLFLRAWYYSYLLSFWGESFIVNGAGDEKMGVPIITEVAADLTETQVTRSTVKEGWDFIISDLKAAESLLEGKNWTSATDKHKVSQWAVKGFLGKVYVYTENWTDAKTYLSNVIKESGKSLVSFETYKTMFNGQNEFNSESLYELNMNVDMTYPGANDLSMGSMMATLTAPSYVGPTGTPIASAWSNVFPHAKNIARFGFDLGHYFPAGTTTPNIANVDKAYITKSVAARANKTVDPRLWVACLQPYVDSMIVAGAKKPVSHYLDVTELDMEAWSFRKYINLAGTELEINRANGSNILWLRLADIYLLYAETLAKTGDNATALEYINKVKRRAYNYPVDAPSPVDYKSLTDVTKAPDNVLKNDPLKYERWAEFFGEFNWWFDVCRWKIGDKEAAYYQKIRGGTIQWDPTDYAQPIPINEINANANMRQNPGY; this is encoded by the coding sequence ATGAACATATTAATAAAAATATTGCTTGCTGCTACCATCCTGTTGGGGCTGGCTTCCTGCAAAGAAGAATTCGTGAATGTCGATAATCCGCTGGCTATCTCTACCAGCAGTTACCCGGCAACCGTCGCTGATCTGGAACAACTGCTTACCGGTGTTTACGCCACACAACACGCCGGCGGCGTGTTCGGCCGGGCGATGGGTCCTTACAGTACGCATCTCTGGGACCACACGACCGACCTCAGCTGGCAGGGTTCGCCCAACTGGATCCAAATGGGGCAGAACAATGCATTGCCAAGCGATAACTTTCTGATACAGATCTGGCCGGATTTATGGCGGGGCGTTCAGCGCAGCAACACTTTGCTGGCTGCGGCAGATCGGTTAAATGCGACCGCATCCGAGGCAGATAAGGCCAGTATCCAGCTCATTAAGGGACAAACCTTGTTTTTAAGGGCCTGGTATTATTCTTACCTGCTGAGTTTTTGGGGCGAAAGTTTTATTGTAAACGGGGCAGGCGATGAAAAGATGGGCGTACCGATCATTACAGAAGTTGCTGCTGATCTCACCGAAACACAGGTGACAAGGTCTACTGTAAAGGAAGGCTGGGATTTCATTATCAGCGATCTGAAAGCAGCTGAATCCTTGCTGGAAGGCAAAAACTGGACGTCGGCGACAGACAAGCATAAGGTCAGCCAATGGGCCGTGAAGGGGTTTTTGGGGAAAGTATATGTGTATACTGAAAACTGGACCGATGCAAAGACTTATCTAAGCAATGTTATAAAAGAAAGCGGCAAGTCACTGGTGTCTTTTGAAACCTACAAAACCATGTTCAATGGACAGAACGAATTCAATTCGGAGTCTTTGTATGAGCTCAATATGAATGTGGATATGACCTACCCGGGTGCAAATGACCTTTCAATGGGATCTATGATGGCAACGCTGACAGCTCCCTCTTATGTTGGCCCGACGGGCACACCCATTGCGTCCGCGTGGTCGAACGTATTTCCGCACGCCAAAAATATTGCCCGTTTTGGTTTCGACCTCGGACATTACTTTCCCGCCGGCACGACAACCCCGAACATTGCAAACGTGGATAAGGCCTACATTACAAAATCGGTTGCAGCGAGGGCGAACAAAACCGTAGACCCGAGGTTATGGGTCGCGTGCTTGCAGCCTTATGTGGATTCCATGATAGTAGCAGGTGCCAAAAAGCCAGTTTCGCATTATCTGGACGTTACCGAGCTGGATATGGAAGCATGGAGCTTTCGGAAATATATCAACCTGGCGGGCACCGAACTGGAGATCAACAGGGCAAACGGTTCCAATATTCTCTGGCTCCGGCTGGCTGACATTTATCTCCTGTATGCCGAAACGCTGGCCAAAACCGGGGACAATGCGACGGCCCTTGAATACATTAACAAGGTAAAGCGGCGTGCCTACAATTACCCGGTGGACGCACCGTCGCCTGTCGACTATAAGAGCCTGACTGACGTTACCAAAGCACCCGACAATGTGCTGAAAAATGATCCCCTTAAATACGAGCGCTGGGCCGAGTTCTTTGGCGAATTCAACTGGTGGTTTGACGTTTGCCGCTGGAAAATCGGCGATAAGGAAGCAGCATACTATCAAAAAATCCGCGGCGGAACGATCCAGTGGGACCCAACTGATTATGCGCAGCCTATACCCATCAATGAGATCAATGCCAACGCCAATATGCGCCAGAATCCGGGTTATTAA
- a CDS encoding TonB-dependent receptor codes for MKFVYKGKTAFRGTYIIYRSMKARYAIDSKIDLGKVFLTMRITALLFLIGTMQVLAEGSYAQQVSMQKKDASLLEVLKTVRKQTGYLFICDLQMLEEAEKVNIKVTNAPLKEVLDACFAGQPLTYNIVDKTIIVKKKKEVHKKSRDEAGLIEPVLYLPDPGLKSRMADVMREKIKAETLFDITVSGKVTDGKGETLAGVNIVQKGTQRGTSTDAKGAFSIDITDADAVLIFSFVGYISQEITVARRSNLDVVLQVDNKALEEVVVVGYGTQKRSDLTGSVSSVKAEEIKSLPVRSVNEALQGRAAGVQVTRNDGSPGAASDIVIRGIGSIGGMSPLYIVDGIRMSAGNNFNLQDVESIEILKDASAAAIYGAQAAGGVVLVTTKRGTSTDKMSINFNAYYGVRKPVNQYKLLNTADYFAAKNAFGVATNSWGDPASLPDHDWIDALYTNGKEESYSLSLSGATAKTNYYLSANYQKEGGTIIDNYFKRYGLRSNADYQINSKFKVGETIYAWMTETNPTVNTTYPFRTAPVVGVYDPANSYGGWAKTGSFFGGPNIVGQEYQSHMKNQTYALEGNVYADWQIFSGLNFRSTFGASVYNEKNMRFNEAFDYGIVANRVASLSRDINNQRNLTANFVLTYAKILGQHDFKIMAGYEAYKSDRSTLRGEAQGFPYVTYNLGLSNNPSSYVTMGGDFPQTRLLSQFGRVNYTFSNKYLISATVRRDGSDRFGPANKWGVFPSASVGWKISEEDFMRDNVSYVSNLKIRASYGKLGSTSNIPQYTYQSSYGGTGGTNSQGLPDGSRSKGYALTAQLANQNIKWESVLQTDLGIDIGLFKNAVNLTIDWYSRQTQGMIYAVPIPQSTGFGFTSVFTNIGQMSNKGLELAADYRGRKGQFTYSVALNASFNKNLVKQLDGNNNNPISDGAAGNDLDGPAGRTQIGHPMSQFFGYEVEGIFQSTDEVASLNERAQQQAGSTGIFYQNSGTSAGDLKFRDANGDGRITTADRVFIGNPWPKLTYGLTLNLGWKGLELTALFQGIQGVDVYNGNKYFTEYLYGDYNTTKDIFNASFFNGNGLTSSPRVGVKNPAGAFARDPNSNYGRISSYFVEDGSFLKLRNLQIGYTVPGSITKSVKISDLKIYVQGQNLLTFTKYSGLDPEVLGRNGTTARGIDTIFSYPRSMLLSLGLNMSF; via the coding sequence CGGAAGCAAACAGGTTATCTTTTCATATGCGATCTTCAAATGCTCGAAGAGGCTGAAAAGGTGAACATTAAGGTGACCAATGCCCCGCTGAAAGAGGTGCTGGACGCTTGTTTTGCAGGTCAGCCTTTGACCTATAATATTGTGGACAAGACCATTATTGTCAAAAAGAAAAAGGAGGTTCACAAAAAGTCCCGGGACGAGGCCGGCCTGATAGAACCGGTTTTATATTTGCCCGACCCGGGTTTGAAAAGCCGGATGGCAGATGTAATGCGGGAAAAGATCAAGGCAGAAACATTGTTTGACATCACCGTAAGCGGTAAAGTTACCGATGGTAAGGGCGAGACCCTGGCTGGCGTGAACATTGTCCAGAAAGGAACGCAGCGAGGAACTTCTACGGACGCAAAAGGAGCTTTTAGTATTGATATCACCGACGCGGATGCCGTGCTGATCTTTTCTTTTGTAGGCTATATTTCTCAGGAAATCACGGTAGCGAGAAGGAGCAATCTCGACGTGGTGCTGCAAGTCGATAATAAGGCCCTGGAAGAAGTGGTTGTGGTGGGTTATGGAACGCAAAAGCGCTCTGATCTCACCGGTTCGGTATCGTCTGTGAAAGCTGAGGAAATTAAAAGTCTGCCTGTAAGAAGTGTGAACGAAGCTTTGCAGGGACGAGCCGCCGGTGTCCAGGTAACCAGAAATGACGGATCGCCGGGCGCTGCTTCTGACATTGTGATCCGGGGTATCGGGTCGATTGGCGGCATGTCGCCACTTTACATTGTGGATGGGATCAGAATGTCGGCGGGCAATAATTTTAACTTGCAGGATGTAGAATCCATCGAGATCCTGAAAGATGCAAGTGCAGCTGCCATTTACGGCGCGCAGGCAGCGGGCGGGGTAGTACTTGTAACAACGAAACGAGGCACTAGCACTGATAAAATGAGCATTAATTTCAATGCTTACTATGGGGTGAGAAAGCCCGTAAATCAGTATAAACTGCTCAATACGGCCGATTATTTTGCTGCCAAAAACGCATTTGGCGTAGCAACCAACAGTTGGGGCGACCCGGCCAGCCTGCCGGACCATGACTGGATTGATGCATTGTATACCAACGGAAAGGAGGAGAGTTACTCGCTTTCGCTGTCAGGGGCCACCGCGAAAACCAACTATTATCTTTCGGCCAATTATCAGAAAGAAGGTGGGACGATTATTGATAATTATTTCAAAAGATATGGCCTGCGGTCGAATGCGGACTATCAGATTAATTCAAAATTCAAGGTTGGAGAAACGATTTACGCCTGGATGACAGAAACCAACCCAACTGTAAATACCACTTATCCGTTTCGCACCGCGCCGGTTGTGGGCGTTTACGATCCGGCAAATTCCTATGGCGGTTGGGCAAAGACAGGCAGCTTTTTTGGTGGGCCGAACATCGTCGGACAGGAATATCAGAGTCACATGAAAAATCAGACTTATGCATTGGAAGGCAATGTGTACGCGGACTGGCAGATTTTTTCGGGCCTTAACTTTCGGTCAACATTCGGTGCATCTGTGTATAATGAGAAAAATATGCGTTTTAATGAGGCTTTTGATTACGGAATTGTTGCCAATCGCGTTGCTTCCCTGAGCCGCGATATCAACAACCAGCGCAATTTGACAGCTAATTTTGTGTTGACTTATGCAAAAATCCTCGGTCAGCATGATTTTAAAATAATGGCGGGTTATGAGGCCTATAAGTCGGATCGCAGCACGCTGCGGGGCGAAGCGCAGGGCTTTCCGTATGTAACCTATAATCTGGGGTTGTCCAACAATCCGAGCAGTTATGTGACCATGGGCGGTGACTTTCCGCAGACGCGCCTGTTGTCCCAGTTTGGTCGTGTGAACTATACTTTTTCCAATAAATACCTGATATCGGCAACCGTTCGCCGCGATGGGTCCGACCGCTTCGGTCCGGCTAATAAGTGGGGGGTATTTCCCTCGGCATCCGTTGGCTGGAAAATTAGTGAGGAAGATTTCATGCGGGACAATGTTTCCTATGTTTCCAATCTGAAAATCCGCGCCAGCTATGGGAAGCTGGGCAGCACGAGCAATATTCCTCAGTACACGTACCAATCGTCCTATGGCGGCACCGGTGGGACCAACTCGCAGGGACTGCCCGATGGCAGCAGGTCCAAAGGTTACGCGCTCACCGCACAGCTGGCCAACCAGAATATTAAATGGGAATCCGTGCTGCAGACCGACCTCGGGATAGATATTGGTCTATTCAAAAATGCCGTTAACCTGACCATTGACTGGTACAGCCGTCAGACACAGGGCATGATCTACGCAGTTCCAATTCCGCAATCAACGGGTTTTGGCTTCACATCTGTTTTTACAAACATTGGTCAGATGAGTAATAAGGGACTTGAACTCGCGGCAGATTACCGCGGACGAAAAGGACAGTTTACCTATTCTGTTGCGTTGAATGCATCATTTAACAAAAATCTGGTGAAGCAACTGGACGGGAATAACAATAATCCGATCAGTGACGGAGCGGCTGGAAACGACCTGGACGGGCCAGCAGGACGCACGCAGATCGGCCACCCGATGAGCCAGTTTTTTGGTTATGAAGTAGAGGGTATTTTCCAGTCGACCGATGAGGTGGCAAGCCTGAATGAGCGCGCCCAGCAGCAGGCGGGTTCTACCGGTATTTTTTACCAGAATTCCGGGACCTCAGCAGGGGATCTGAAATTCCGTGATGCCAACGGTGACGGCAGGATCACGACTGCGGACCGTGTTTTCATTGGTAATCCATGGCCCAAACTGACCTACGGCTTAACATTAAATCTGGGATGGAAAGGCCTGGAACTGACCGCGCTGTTCCAGGGAATTCAGGGTGTGGATGTTTATAACGGCAACAAATATTTTACTGAATATCTATATGGTGATTACAATACGACAAAGGATATATTTAATGCCTCGTTTTTCAACGGAAATGGCCTGACCAGCAGTCCACGGGTAGGGGTGAAGAACCCCGCTGGCGCATTTGCGCGTGATCCAAACTCCAACTATGGCCGTATTTCGAGCTATTTTGTGGAAGATGGCTCTTTTCTGAAACTCAGAAACCTGCAGATCGGCTACACGGTCCCGGGCAGCATTACCAAATCGGTGAAAATTTCCGATCTGAAAATTTATGTGCAAGGGCAGAACCTGCTCACATTCACCAAATACTCGGGCCTCGATCCGGAGGTTTTGGGGCGAAATGGCACCACTGCCAGAGGGATCGATACGATCTTTTCCTATCCCCGGAGCATGCTGCTTTCATTGGGCTTGAATATGAGTTTCTAA